A genomic window from Vigna radiata var. radiata cultivar VC1973A chromosome 2, Vradiata_ver6, whole genome shotgun sequence includes:
- the LOC106754155 gene encoding 60S ribosomal protein L7a-1 isoform X2 — protein sequence MAPKRGGKAPVLASKKKPEKVTNPLFEKRPKQFGIGGALPPKRDLTRFVKWPKTVQIQRKKRILKQRLKVPPALNQFTKTLDKNLATSLFKILLKYRPEDKAEKKERLLKRAQAEAEGKTIEAKKPINVKYGLNHVTYLIEQNKAQLVVIAHDVDPIELVVWLPALCRKMEIPYCIVKGKARLGTVVHKKTASVLCLTTVKNEDKLEFSRVLEAIKANFNDKYDEYRKKWGGGIMGSKSQAKTRAKEKLLAKEAAQRMS from the exons ATG GCTCCCAAGCGTGGTGGAAAAGCCCCGGTTCTTGCCTCTAAGAAGAAGCCT GAGAAGGTTACTAACCCGCTTTTCGAGAAGCGTCCGAAGCAGTTCGGAATCGGAGGAGCGTTGCCGCCGAAGAGAGACTTGACTCGGTTCGTCAAATGGCCCAAGACCGTTCAGATTCAGAGGAAGAAAAGGATTCTGAAGCAGAGGTTGAAGGTTCCTCCAGCTTTGAACCAGTTTACGAAGACACTCGACAAAAACCTAG CAACAAGTCTGTTTAAGATCCTGTTGAAGTACAGGCCAGAGGATAAAGCAGAAAAGAAGGAGAGACTTTTGAAAAGGGCACAGGCAGAGGCTGAGGGAAAAACTATCGAGGCCAAGAAGCCTATTAATGTGAAATATGGTCTTAACCATGTTACCTACCTCATTGAGCAG AACAAAGCACAGCTTGTTGTTATTGCTCACGATGTCGACCCAATTGAACTAGTTGTGTGGCTTCCAGCATTGTGCAGGAAAATGGAAATTCCCTACTGCATTGTGAAAGGAAAGGCTCGCTTGGGAACG GTCGTCCACAAGAAAACAGCATCTGTTTTGTGCTTGACAACTGTAAAGAATGAAGATAAATTGGAGTTCAGCAGAGTCTTGGAGGCCATCAAG GCTAACTTCAATGACAAGTACGACGAATACAGAAAGAAATGGGGTGGTGGAATCATGGGATCCA
- the LOC106754155 gene encoding 60S ribosomal protein L7a-1 isoform X1 encodes MAPKRGGKAPVLASKKKPAQEKVTNPLFEKRPKQFGIGGALPPKRDLTRFVKWPKTVQIQRKKRILKQRLKVPPALNQFTKTLDKNLATSLFKILLKYRPEDKAEKKERLLKRAQAEAEGKTIEAKKPINVKYGLNHVTYLIEQNKAQLVVIAHDVDPIELVVWLPALCRKMEIPYCIVKGKARLGTVVHKKTASVLCLTTVKNEDKLEFSRVLEAIKANFNDKYDEYRKKWGGGIMGSKSQAKTRAKEKLLAKEAAQRMS; translated from the exons ATG GCTCCCAAGCGTGGTGGAAAAGCCCCGGTTCTTGCCTCTAAGAAGAAGCCT GCTCAGGAGAAGGTTACTAACCCGCTTTTCGAGAAGCGTCCGAAGCAGTTCGGAATCGGAGGAGCGTTGCCGCCGAAGAGAGACTTGACTCGGTTCGTCAAATGGCCCAAGACCGTTCAGATTCAGAGGAAGAAAAGGATTCTGAAGCAGAGGTTGAAGGTTCCTCCAGCTTTGAACCAGTTTACGAAGACACTCGACAAAAACCTAG CAACAAGTCTGTTTAAGATCCTGTTGAAGTACAGGCCAGAGGATAAAGCAGAAAAGAAGGAGAGACTTTTGAAAAGGGCACAGGCAGAGGCTGAGGGAAAAACTATCGAGGCCAAGAAGCCTATTAATGTGAAATATGGTCTTAACCATGTTACCTACCTCATTGAGCAG AACAAAGCACAGCTTGTTGTTATTGCTCACGATGTCGACCCAATTGAACTAGTTGTGTGGCTTCCAGCATTGTGCAGGAAAATGGAAATTCCCTACTGCATTGTGAAAGGAAAGGCTCGCTTGGGAACG GTCGTCCACAAGAAAACAGCATCTGTTTTGTGCTTGACAACTGTAAAGAATGAAGATAAATTGGAGTTCAGCAGAGTCTTGGAGGCCATCAAG GCTAACTTCAATGACAAGTACGACGAATACAGAAAGAAATGGGGTGGTGGAATCATGGGATCCA